The DNA region GTCCCCGATACAAGACTCCCGCTCCCCTCGTTCCCGCAACTGGCTGATCATCGCCCTCTGCCTGGCCGCCCTGGTGGCGCTGGTGTGGTGGTTCTGGCCGGCCTCGTCCAAGCATCAGGACGCGGAGGCGAGCCGCACCCGCCCCGGCCCCGCCGGCATGGCGCGCCCGGGCTTCGGTGCATTCGGCGGGCCGGTGCCGGTACGCGTGGCGGCCGCGAGCCAGGGCGATTTCCCGGTGTTCTACAAGGCGCTGGGTACCGTGACCTCGCTGAACACGGTGAACGTGCGCAGCCGGGTCAACGGCGAGGTGATGAAGCTGGCCTTCGAGGAAGGCCAGCAGGTGAAGGCCGGCGACCTGCTGGCGGTGATCGACCCGCGCCCCTATGAGGTGGCGTTGCAGCAGGCGGAGGGCACGCTGCTGCAGAACCAGGCGCAGCTGAAGAATGCCGAGATCGACCTGGCCCGCTACCGCGGCCTCTACGCCGAGGACAGCATCGCCAAGCAGACCCTGGACACCCAGGAGGCCCTGGTGGGCCAGTACAAGGGCACGGTGAAGGCCAACCAGGCGGCGGTGGCCGATGCCAAGCTCAACCTCAGCTTCACCCAGGTGCGCGCCCCGGTGACCGGCCGCGTCGGCCTGCGCCAGGTGGACCTGGGCAACCAGGTCAGCTCCGGCGACACCACGCCGCTGGTGGTGATCACCCAGACCAAGCCCATCAGCGTCACCTTCACCCTGCCGGAGAACCAGCTGCCCTCGGTGGTCACGCGCTTCCGCGCCGGTGATTCCATGGCGGTGGAGGCCTGGGACCGTGGCGACACCCTGAAGCAGGCCGAGGGCGTGCTGCAGAGCCTGGACAACCAGATCGACACCGCCACCGGCACCCTGAAGTTCAAGGCACGTTTTGCCAACGAGGGCGAGACGCTGTTCCCCAACCAGTTCGTCAACGTGCGCCTGCTGGCCGACACCCTCAGGCAGGCGGTGATGATCCCGTCCGCCGCCGTGCAGTTCGGCAACCAGGGCACCTTCGCCTACGTGATGGACGGCGACAAGAAGGTCCGCGTGCAGGCCCTGGAAACCGGCCCGAGCGATGGCGAGCGCACCGTGATCAAGGCCGGGCTCAAGGCCGGCGAGCGCGTGGTGCTGGAAGGCACCGACCGCCTGCGCGACGGCAGTGAGGTGGAGGTGGTGCATGACAGCGACCAGGTGCCGGCGCAACCCAGCGAGCAGCTGCAAGGCGCGGACAAGGGCGCCCTGCAGGGCGACAAGGCTGAAAAAGGCGGCGTATGAACATCTCCCGCCTGTTCATCCTGCGGCCGGTCGCCACCACGCTGAGCATGCTGGCGATCCTGCTGGCCGGCCTGATCGCCTACCGCCTGCTGCCGGTCTCGGCGCTGCCGGAGGTGGACTACCCGACCATCCGCGTGATGACGCTCTACCCGGGGGCCAGCCCGGACGTGATGACCAGTGCCGTGACCGCACCGCTGGAACGCCAGTTCGGGCAGATGCCGGGGCTGACGCAGATGTCGTCCACCAGCTCCGGCGGCGCCTCGGTGATCACCCTGCGCTTCAGCCTGGAGGTGCAGCTGGACGTGGCCGAGCAGGAGGTCCAGGCGGCGATCAACGCGGCCACCAACCTGCTGCCCAACGACCTGCCGGCGCCGCCGGTCTACAACAAGGTCAACCCCGCCGACACCCCGGTGCTGACCCTGGCGGTGAGCTCCAGGACCCTGCCGCTGCCGCAGCTGCACACCCTGGTCGACACGCGCATGGCGCAGAAGCTGTCGCAGATCAGCGGCGTCGGCATGGTCAGCATCGCCGGCGGCCAGCGCCAGGCGGTGCGCATCAAGGTCAACCCCGAGGCGCTCGCCGCCAATGGCCTGAACCTCTCGGACGTGCGCTCGCTGGTCAGCGCCTCCAACGTCAACCAGCCCAAGGGCAACTTCGACGGCCCGACGCGCACCTCGATGCTGGACGCCAATGACCAGCTGAAGTCACCGGAGGAGTACGCCAACCTCATCCTCGCCTACAAGAACGGTGCGGCGCTGCGCCTGAAGGACGTGGCGACCATAGTCGAAGGCGCGGAGAACGAACGCCTGGCCGCCTGGGCCAACCAGAACGAGGCGGTGCTGCTGAACATCCAGCGCCAGCCCGGCGCCAACGTCATCGAGGTGGTCGACCGCATCCAGGAACTGCTGCCGAAGATGACCGCCAACCTGCCGGCGGGCCTGGACGTGGTGGTGCTCACCGACCGCACCCAGACCATCCGCGCCTCGGTCACCGACGTGCAGCACGAGCTGTTGATCGCCATCGCCCTGGTGGTGATGGTGACCTTCCTGTTCCTGCGCCGGGTCAGTGCCACGCTGATCCCGTCCATCGCCGTGCCGCTGTCCCTGGTGGGCACCTTCGGGGTGATGTACCTGGCCGGCTTCTCGGTGAACAACCTGACGCTGATGGCCCTGACCATCGCCACTGGCTTCGTGGTGGATGACGCCATCGTCATGCTGGAGAACATCGCCCGCCACCTGGAGGAGGGCGCCACGCCGCTGGAGTCCGCGCTCAAGGGCGCCCGGCAGATCGGCTTCACGCTGATCTCCCTGACCTTCTCGCTGATCGCGGTGCTGATCCCGCTGCTGTTCATGGCCGACGTGGTGGGCCGGCTGTTCCGCGAGTTCGCCATCACCCTGGCGGTGGCCATCCTGATCTCCCTGGTGGTGTCGCTGACCCTGACGCCGATGATGTGCGCGCGGCTGCTCAAGCCCGAGCCGGAGGAGAAGGAGCAGGGCCGTTTCTACCGCGCCAGCGGCGCCTTCATCGACGGCATGATCGAGCGCTATTCCCACGGCCTGCGCTGGGTGCTGCGCCACCAGGCGCTGACCCTGCTGGTGGCCGTCGCCACCCTGGCGCTGACCGTGGTGCTGTACCTGGCGGTGCCCAAGGGCTTCTTCCCGGTGCAGGACACGGGCGTGATCCAGGGCATCACCGAGGCGCCGCAATCGGTGTCGTTCCGCGCCATGAGCGAGCGTCAGCAGCGCCTCGCCGAACTGGTGCTGAAGGACCCGGCGGTGGCCAGCCTGACTTCGTACATCGGCGTCGACGGCGACAACGTCACCCTCAACAGCGGGCGCATGCTGATCAACCTCAAGCCCCACGGCGAGCGTGACCTGACCGCCAGCGAGGTGATCCAGCGCCTGCAGCCGCAGCTGGACAAGCTCAGCGACATCCGCCTGTACCTGCAGCCGGTGCAGGACCTGACCATCGAGGACCGGGTCAGCCGAACCCAGTTCCAGTTCAGCATGGAGTCCCCGGACGCCGAGCTGCTGCGCGAGTGGACCGGCAAGCTGGTGGACGCCCTGAGCCAGCAGCCGGAGCTTTCGGATGTGGCCAGCGACCTGCAGGACAAGGGCCTGCAGGTGTACCTGGACATCGACCGCGACATGGCCGGGCGCCTGGGCGTGGAAGTCTCGGCCATCACCGATGCGCTCTACGACGCCTTCGGCCAGCGGCAGATCTCCACCATCTTCACCCAGGCCAGCCAGTACCGCGTGGTGCTGGAGTCCGCCACGGGTGACCGCATCGGCCCGCAGGCGCTGCAGCAGCTGCGCGTCGCCGGCACTGACGGCGTGCAGGTGCCGCTGTCGACCCTGGCGCGCATCGAGGAGCGGCAGACGGAGCTGGCGATCAACCACATCGGCCAGTTCCCGGCGGTGAACCTGTCGTTCAACCTGGCTCCCGGCGTCGCCCTGGGCGAGGCGGTGCAGGTGATCGAGCGGGTGCAGCAGGCGATCGGCATGCCCGAAGGCATCCAGACCCGCTTCCAGGGCGCGGCGGCGGCCTTCGAGGCCTCGCTGTCGAGCACGCTGCTGCTGATCCTGGCGGCGGTGGTGACCATGTACATCGTCCTCGGCGTGCTCTACGAGAGCTACATCCACCCGATCACCATCCTTTCCACGCTGCCCTCGGCGGGCGTCGGCGCCTTGCTGGCGCTGCTGCTGTCGGGCAACGACCTGGGCCTGATCGCCATCATCGGCATCATCCTGCTGATCGGCATCGTCAAGAAGAACGCGATCATGATGATCGACTTCGCCCTCGACGCCGAACGCAACCAGGGCATGGCCCCCGAGGACGCCATCTACCAGGCCGCGCTGCTGCGCTTCCGGCCGATCCTGATGACCACCCTGGCCGCGCTGTTCGGCGCCGTGCCGCTGATGCTCGCCACCGGCTCCGGCGCCGAACTGCGCCAGCCCCTGGGCCTGGTGATGGTCGGCGGCCTGCTGGTGAGCCAGGTGCTGACGTTGTTTACGACGCCCGTGATCTATCTCGCTTTCGATCGGTTGTCGCGGCGCTGGAACCGCCAGGCCACCGGGGAGGTGGTGTGATGGGCGTCAGCGGCAAGCTGCAAGCCACAAGCTGCAAGTGGTTGTGTGCGGCTGATGAGGCCGGTGTTGGCCTGCTCTTTTCTTGCGGCTTGAAGCTTGCCGCTTGGAGCTGCGTTCAGCCATGAACTTGTCTGCTCCCTTCATCCACCGCCCCGTCGCCACCATGCTGCTGAGCCTGGCGATCATGCTGCTGGGCGGCATGAGCTTCGGTTTGTTGCCGGTGTCGCCGCTGCCGCAGATGGATTTCCCGGTGATCACGGTGCAGGCGAGCCTGCCCGGGGCGAGCCCGGAGATCATGGCGTCGAGCGTGACCACGCCACTGGAGCGTTCGCTGGGGACCATGTCCGGCGTCACGCAGATGACCAGCCGCACCAGCCAGGGCTCGACGCGGATCATCATCCAGTTCGACCTGGACCGTGACATCAACGGCGCCGCGCGTGACGTGCAGGCGGCCATCAATGCCTCGCGCAACCTGCTGCCCAGCGGCATGCGCAGCATGCCCACCTACAAGAAGGTCAACCCGTCCCAGGCGCCGATCATGGTGCTGTCGCTGACCTCCGACGTGCTGGAGAAGGGCCAGCTGTACGACCTGGCCTCGACCATCCTGGCGCAGAGCCTGTCGCAGGTTAAGGGCGTGGGCGAGGTGCAGATCGGCGGCAGTTCGCTGCCGGCGGTGCGGGTGGAGCTGGAGCCGCAGCTGCTCAACCAGTACGGCCTGTCGCTCGACGAGGTGCGCAGCCGCATCGCTGCCGCCAACCAGCGCCGGCCCAAGGGGGCGGTGGAGGACGACGGGCGCCACTGGCAGGTGGGTGCCAGCGACCAGTTGGAGAAGGCCGCCGACTACGCGCCGCTGATCCTCCGCTACCAGGAGGGCTCGGCCCTGCGCCTGGGCGATGTGGCCAAGGTGCGCGACGCGGTGGAGGACCGCTACAACAGCGGTTTCTTCAACGACGAGAACGCGGTGCTGCTGGTGATCAACCGCCAGGCCGGCGCCAACATCATCGAAACCATCGAAAGCATCAAGGCGCAGTTGCCGAGCCTGCAGGCGGTGCTGCCGGCCAGCGTCAAGCTGAACCAGGCGATGGACCGCTCGCCGGTGATCCGCGCCACCCTGCACGAGGCCGAGCGCACCCTGCTGATCGCCGTGGCCCTGGTGATACTGGTGGTCTACCTGTTCCTCGGCAGCCTGCGCGCCTCGCTGATCCCGGCGCTGGCGGTGCCGGTGTCGCTGGTGGGCACCTTCGCGGTGATGTACCTGTGCGGCTTCTCCCTCAACGTGCTGTCGCTGATGGCGCTGATCCTCGCCGCCGGGCTGGTGGTGGACGACGCCATCGTGGTGCTGGAGAACATCTCGCGGCACATCAACGACGGCATGCCGCCGTTCAAGGCGGCGTTGCAGGGCACCCGCGAGGTGGGCTTCACCCTGCTGTCGATGAACCTGTCGCTGGTGGTGGTGTTCGTCTCCATCCTGTTCATGGGCGGCATCATCGACCGCATGTTCCGCGAGTTCTCCCTGACCCTGGCGGCGGCCATCCTGGTGTCGCTGCTGGTGTCGCTGACGCTGACCCCGATGCTCTGCGCGCGCTGGCTCAAGCCCCACGTGCCGGACAAGGACAGCCCCATGCAGCGCTGGAGCGAGGCCATCCACGAGCGCATGACGCGGCTCTATGACGTGAGCCTCGGCTGGGCCCTGCGCCACCCGCGCCTGACCCTGCTCAGCCTGTTCATCACCATCGGCCTCAACGTCGCGCTCTACGTGATCGTGCCCAAGACCTTCCTGCCGCAGCAGGACACCGGGCAGTTGATCGGCTTCATCCGTGGCGACGACGGCCTGTCGTTCACCGTGATGCAGCCGAAGATGGAGATCTTCCGCCGCGCCGTGCTCAAGGACCCGGCGGTGGAGAGCGTCGCCGGCTTCATCGGCGGCAGCGGCGGCATCAACAACGCCTTCATGATTGTGCGCCTGAAGCCGATCAAGGAGCGCGGGCTGTCGGCGCAGAAGGTCATCGAGCGGTTGCGCAAGGAGATGCCGCTGGTGCCCGGTGGCCGGCTGATGCTGATGGCCGACCAGGACATCATGACCGGCGGCTCCCGCGAGCAGCGCAGCTCCGAGTACGAGTACGTGCTGCAGGCCGAGGACCTGGGTGACCTGCGCACCTGGCTGCCGCAGGTGACCGCCGCGCTGAAGGCCCTGCCGGAGCTCACCGCCATCGACGCGAAGGAAGGCGAGGGCGCGCAGCAGGTGACGCTGAAGGTCGACCGCGAGACGGCCAAGCGCCTGGGCATCGACATGAACATGGTCACGGCGGTGCTCAACAACGCCTACAGCCAGCGGCAGATCTCCACCATCTACGACAGCCTCAACCAGTACCAGGTGGTGATGGAGGTCAACCCGAAATACGCCCGCGACCCGGCGACCCTCGAACAGGTGCAGGTGATCACCGCCGACGGCCAGCGCGTGCCTCTGTCGAGCTTCGCCCACTACGAGCGCAGCCTGGAGGAGGACCGGGTCAACCACGAGGGCCAGTTCGCCTCGGAAAGCATCTCCTTCGACCTGGCACCGGGCGTGAGCCTGGACCAGGCCACCGTGGCCATCGAGAAGGCGGTCGCGGCCATCGGCATGCCCAGCTCGGTGGTCGCGCGCCTGGGCGGCACCGCCGACGCCTTCGCCAGCAGCCAGGAGAACCAACCGTGGATGATCCTCGCCGCCCTGGTGCTGGTGTATCTGGTGCTGGGCATCCTCTACGAGAGCTATATCCACCCGCTGACCATTCTCTCGACGCTGCCGTCGGCGGGGGTGGGCGCGTTGCTGACCATCCAGCTGATCGGCGGCGAGTTCAGCCTGATCTCGCTGCTGGGGCTGTTCCTGCTCATCGGCATCGTCAAGAAGAACGCCATCCTGATGATCGACCTGGCGCTGCAGCTGGAACGCAACGACGGCCTGTCGCCGGCCGAGTCGATCCACCGCGCCTGCCTGCTGCGCCTGCGACCGATCCTGATGACCACCCTGGCCGCCATCCTCGGCGCGGTGCCGCTGCTGATCGGTGGCGCGGAAGGCGCGGAGATGCGCCAGCCGCTGGGCGTGACCATCATCGGCGGCCTGGTGCTGAGCCAGATCCTCACCCTCTACACCACCCCCGTGGTCTACCTGTACCTCGACCGCCTGCGCCATCGCTTCAACCGCTGGCGCGGCGTGCGTACCGACGCTTCGCTGGAGACACCGCTATGAGTCCGCAAACCCGCCGTCTTTTCCCGGTGCTGGCCCTGGCCATCGCCCTGGCCGGTTGTGCCGTGGGGCCGGATTACCAGCAGCCCGACCATGCCGTGCCCGCCCGCTTCAAGCACGCCGAAGGCTGGAAGGCCGCCGCGCCGGCCGATGCCCTGGCCCGTGGCGCCTGGTGGGAGCTGTACGGCGACGCCACCCTCAACGACCTGCAGCAGCGCCTGGAAACCTCCAACCAGACCCTGGCGCAGTCCGTCGCCCAGTTCCGCCAGGCCCAGGCGCTGGCCCGTGGCGCGCGCGCCTCGTTCTTCCCCTCTGTGAGCGCCAACGCCAGCAAGACCCGCTCCGGCCAGGGCGGGAGCAGCAGCACCGTGCGCCTGTCCGATGGCTCCACCGTCACCAGCGGTGGCAGCGGCGGCATCTCCAACAGCTACAGCGCCACCCTCGGCGTGAGCTGGGAGCTGGACCTCTGGGGCAAGCTGCGTCGCCAGCTGGAAGCCGACAGTGCGAGCATGCAGGCCAGCGCCGCCGACCTCGCCGCCGTGCGCCTGAGCCAGCAATCCGAGCTGGCGCAGAACTACCTGCAACTGCGGGTGATGGATGCGCAGAAGCGCCTGCTCGATGCCACCGTGCAGGCCTACGAGCGTTCGCTGAAGCTCACCGAGAACCAGTTCCGCGCCGGCATCGTCACCCGCGCCGACGTGGCCCAGGCGCGCACCCAGCTCAAGAGCACCCAGGCCCAGGCCATCGACCTCAGGTACCAGCGCGCGCAACTGGAGAACGCCATCGCCGTGCTGATCGGCGTGCCGCCCTCCGAGTTCGACCTGGCCGAGGTGGACAGCGTCCCGAGCCTGCCCCAGGTGCCGGCGCTGGTGCCGTCGCAGCTGCTGGAGCGCCGCCCGGACGTGGCCTCCGCCGAGCGCAAGGTGATCGCCGCCAACGCGCAGATCGGCGTGTCCAAGGCCGCCTACTACCCCAGCCTCAACCTCAGCGCCACCGGGGGCTATCGCAGCGGTGGCCTGAGCGACTGGATCAGCACGCCGAACCGCTTCTGGTCCATCGGCCCCGAGTTCGCCCTCAACCTGTTCGACGGCGGCCTGATTCGCTCCCAGGTCGACCAGGCCGAGGCCAGCTACGACCAGACGGTGGCCAGCTACCGCCAGACCGTGCTCGACAGCTTCCGCGAAGTGGAGGACTACCTGGTCCAGCTCAGCGTGCTGGAGGAGGAGAGCGGCGTGCAGCAGGAGGCCCTGGAGTCCGCCCGCGAGGCCCTGCGCCTGGTGACCAACCAGTACAAGGCCGGGTTGCAGGACTACAGCAGCGTGGTCTCCAGCCAGGCCACGGCGCTGTCCAACGAACGCACCGTGCTCACCCTCACCGGCACGCGCCTGACCGCCAGCGTCCAGCTCATCGCCGCCATGGGCGGTGGTTGGGAGCAGGCGAAGCTGGAGCAGGTGGATTCCGACGACGACGGCCAGCCGACGCCCTGAGCGGGGCGGCTGGCCCGTCACCCATTCCCCCGCGAACCTGTGGGAGCGGCTTCAGCCGCGAAGGACCCGCCGCCAGCTCCCGGCTGCGAGTGGCCGGATATTCCATCGCGAATGAATTCGCTCCCACGGGCGGGTATCGGCGTGGGGGCGACATCGCAGCTCTTTGTAGGGGCGACTTCAGTCGCCAAGGAGTGCGCAGCGCTCCCCAAGCTTCCGTGCATGGGATCGGCTTCGCTCGGTGGATGAAAAGAGCGCCATCCACCCTACGCCACGGGAAGGTGGGTTGGTCGCGGATGCCCGGTGTTGTGTTGTGGGAGCGAATTCATTCGCGAAGGACCCGTGCCGGGCATCGCGGTTGAAACCGCTCCTACATTTCCCCGCACCGTTCAGATCGAGCCGAGAAGCTGTATCAGGCGCTCTTCCAGCTCCCGGCCGGCGCTGCCCTGGCCTTGGCGGCTGTAGAGGGCCAGGCGTACGCCCTGGATGTCGGGCAGGCCGCTGTCGGCGTCGAGTACGCGGTGCTGGTCGGTGGCGACGCGCAGGGGCAGGAGGCTGATGCCGAGGCCGGCGGCGACGGCGGAGCAGACGCTGGCGAGGCTGGCGCTGGAGTAGGCGATGCGCCAGCGGCGGCCCTGCACGTCGAGGCCGTGGAGCATCTCGTTGCGGTACAGGCCGCCGGCAGGGAAGGCCACCAGGGGCAGGGGCTCGCGGCCCAGCGCCGGGTTGTGGTGGCTGTCGAACCAGGCCATGGGCTCCGGCCAGGAGGCAAGGCAGTCGTCGCTCTCGCCCATCTGCTTGACCAGCAGCAGGTCGAATTCGCCGCCCTGCCAGGCACGGCGCAGATCCGGGCCCAGGCCGCTGGTGACTTCCAGGCGCGTGCCGGGGTGGTTGGCGGCGAAGGCGGCGAGCAACGGCATCAGGCGTTCGGCGGCGAAGTCCTCGGGCACGCCCAGGCGCAGCACACCGGCGCTTCCCAGGTCGCCCAGGGCGTCGCGCGCCTCTTCCTGCAGGGCGAGGATGCGTCGTGCGTAGCCCAGCAGGCGCTCGCCCTCTACCGTGGCCACCACGCGACGCTGGCTGCGATCGAGCAGGCGGCAACCGGCGTCTTCCTCCAGGCGTCGAACCTGCTGGCTGACGGTGGACTGGGTGAGGTGCAGGCGTTCGGCGGCGCGGGTGAAGTTGCCGCAGTCGGCCACCGCCACGAAGCTGCGCAGGAGTTGCGGGTCGAACATGAGGCATGCCTCCTGCCACTGGTTTGCATGGTGATATTTAATTTTAGAATACCTGGCCGGCTGGACATAATCCGCAGGTTTTCCTGACTTTCGGAGATTCCCATGGCGGATGACCAGGCGTTCCTGCAACGGGCCGTCGACCTGGCACGTGGCAACGTCGAGCGCGGCGGGCGGCCCTTCGGTGCGCTGCTGGTGAAGGACGGCGAGGTGCTGGCCGAGGCGGTGAACGAGATCCACCAGAGCGGCGACCCCACCGCCCACGCCGAGCTGCTGGCCATGCGCGCCGCCAGCCGCGCCCTGGGCCCGCGCCTGGATGGCTGCGTGATCTACGCCAGCGGCCAGCCCTGCCCGATGTGCCTGGCCGCCATGCACCTCAGTGGCGTGAGCCGTGCGGTGTTCGCCATCGCCAATGAGGAGGGCGAGCCCTTCGGCCTGTCCACGGCGGGGATCTACCAGCAGATGGCGCTGCCCCTGGCGCAGCAGCGCCTGCCGGTGCTGCACCTCCCCCAGGCGGGCGCCACCGCGCTCTACCGGCGCTGGAAGGAGCTGCATGCACAAGGTTGAAACCCACACCCCGGTCGTCGCCTGGCTGTTGCTGGTGGCCCTGGGGCTGAACCTGCGGCCGATCCTGGGCTCGGTCAGCCCGTTGCTGGGCGAGATACGCGCGGCCACCGGGCTGAGCTTCCAAGGCACGGCGCTGCTGACCACGCTGCCGGTGATCTGCATGGGCCTGGTGGCGCTGGCGGCGGTACGCCTGGAGGCGCGCCTGGGCGAACGGCGCGGCGTGGCCATCGGGCTGGCGCTGATCTTCGGTGCCTGCCTGGCCCGCTGGCTGTGCGACCGGGGGGATGTGCTGCTGGGCACGGCGCTGCTGGGTGGCATCGGCGTGGCGCTGATCCAGGCGCTGGTGCCGGCGGTGATCAAGCGCCAGTTCGCCGGCCGCGTGGCGCTGGCCATGGGGCTGTATTCGGCCTCGCTGATGAGCGGTGGCGGGCTGTCGGCCCTGCTCAGCCCGGTGCTGGCCAGCCATTTCGGCCACTGGCAGGCGGGGCTGGGTTTCTGGCTGGTGCCGGCGGCGCTGGCGTTGCTGCTGTGGCTGCGCCTGCCGCTGGCGCGGGCCGATTCGCCGCGCGCAAGCGCTGGGCCAGGGCTTCTGGGGGATCGCCGGGCCTGGCTGCTGGCGCTGTACTTCGGGCTGATCAACTGCGGCTACATGAGCATGGTGGCCTGGCTGCCGGCCTTCTATCAGCAGTTGGGCTGGAGCCCGACCCGCAGCGGTTCCCTGCTGGCGTTCATGACGCTGTTCCAGGTGCTGGCGGCGCTGACGATACCGGCCCTGGCCCAGCGCGGCGTCGACCGCCGGCCGCTGCTGACGCTGTGCCTGGCCGCCCAGGCGGTGGGGTTCGCCGGCCTGGTGTGGGCGCCGCAGCAGGCCACCCTGCTGTGGGTGGCGCTGATCGGCTTCGGCCTGGGCGCCTGTTTCGCGCTGAGCCTGATCCTCACCCTCGACCACCGTCGCGACCCGCGCGAGGCGGGGCAGCTGGCGGCCTTCGTGCAGGGCGTCGGCTTCCTGATCAATGCGGTCTCGCCCTGGTTGACGGGCTGGTTGCGGGAGGTCACCGGGAGCTTCACCAGTGCCTGGGTGGTGCTGGTGGTGATGGTGCTGGCGATGCTGGCGCTGACCCGGGTGTTCAGCCCGGCCAGCTATGGGATGGCGCCGGGCGGCGAGGTGCCGGCCCGGGCCTGAGGCGGGTTACTGCGACTGCTTGCGGTTGACGATCTGCGCGGCCTTGACGATGTCGGCGCCGATTTCGGGGGTGAACTGCTCCCACACCGGCTGCATGGCGGTGCGCCAGGCCTGGCGTTCCTCGGGGCTGAGGGGCACCAGCTGGGTCTTGCCGCTGCTCTGGATGCGCTGGCGGTCGGCCTGGTTCTGCTGCTCGGCGGCATGGTTCACCGCGAAGGTGACCTCGTCGATGATCGCTTCCAGCTCGGTGCGGGTCTTGTGCGGGATGGCGTACCAGGTGCGCGAGTTGGTCACCAGCATGTAGTCCAGCACACCGTGGTTGGTCTCGGTGATGAAGGGCTGCACGGTGTTGAGCTTCTGGCTGTAGAGGTTGGACCAGGTGTTCTCGGTGCCCTGGACCTTGCCGCTCTGCAGCGCCGCGAAGGCTTCGGCGAAGGGCATTGGCACGGCCTTGGCGCCGAGCTGGGCGAACTGCGCCTCGAGCACCCCGGAGGCCTGGATGCGGAAGGACAGGCCACGGGCGTCGGCCGGCGCGTGCAGGGCGCGGTTGGCCGACATCTGCTTCATGCCGTTGTGCCAATAGGCCAGGCCGACGATGCCCTTGTCTTCCATGGAGCGCAGGAGCTGGCGGCCCTTGGCGCGCTTCTGGAAGCGGTTGACGGCTTCGAGGTCGTCGAACAGGAAGGGCAGGTCGAAGATCTGCAGCTGCTTGGTGTACTGGTCGAACTTGGCCAGCGACGGGGCCAGCAGGTCCACCTTGCCGTCCTGCAGGGCCTGCAGTTCGTCG from Pseudomonas tohonis includes:
- a CDS encoding LysR family transcriptional regulator, yielding MFDPQLLRSFVAVADCGNFTRAAERLHLTQSTVSQQVRRLEEDAGCRLLDRSQRRVVATVEGERLLGYARRILALQEEARDALGDLGSAGVLRLGVPEDFAAERLMPLLAAFAANHPGTRLEVTSGLGPDLRRAWQGGEFDLLLVKQMGESDDCLASWPEPMAWFDSHHNPALGREPLPLVAFPAGGLYRNEMLHGLDVQGRRWRIAYSSASLASVCSAVAAGLGISLLPLRVATDQHRVLDADSGLPDIQGVRLALYSRQGQGSAGRELEERLIQLLGSI
- a CDS encoding nucleoside deaminase, producing the protein MADDQAFLQRAVDLARGNVERGGRPFGALLVKDGEVLAEAVNEIHQSGDPTAHAELLAMRAASRALGPRLDGCVIYASGQPCPMCLAAMHLSGVSRAVFAIANEEGEPFGLSTAGIYQQMALPLAQQRLPVLHLPQAGATALYRRWKELHAQG
- a CDS encoding CynX/NimT family MFS transporter, translated to MHKVETHTPVVAWLLLVALGLNLRPILGSVSPLLGEIRAATGLSFQGTALLTTLPVICMGLVALAAVRLEARLGERRGVAIGLALIFGACLARWLCDRGDVLLGTALLGGIGVALIQALVPAVIKRQFAGRVALAMGLYSASLMSGGGLSALLSPVLASHFGHWQAGLGFWLVPAALALLLWLRLPLARADSPRASAGPGLLGDRRAWLLALYFGLINCGYMSMVAWLPAFYQQLGWSPTRSGSLLAFMTLFQVLAALTIPALAQRGVDRRPLLTLCLAAQAVGFAGLVWAPQQATLLWVALIGFGLGACFALSLILTLDHRRDPREAGQLAAFVQGVGFLINAVSPWLTGWLREVTGSFTSAWVVLVVMVLAMLALTRVFSPASYGMAPGGEVPARA
- a CDS encoding TRAP transporter substrate-binding protein; this encodes MIKKYIAVLACVLSLPIGHAVADEAPITLRFSHVVADDTPKGQGALMFQKLVQERLGGQVKVEVYPNSTLFGDADELQALQDGKVDLLAPSLAKFDQYTKQLQIFDLPFLFDDLEAVNRFQKRAKGRQLLRSMEDKGIVGLAYWHNGMKQMSANRALHAPADARGLSFRIQASGVLEAQFAQLGAKAVPMPFAEAFAALQSGKVQGTENTWSNLYSQKLNTVQPFITETNHGVLDYMLVTNSRTWYAIPHKTRTELEAIIDEVTFAVNHAAEQQNQADRQRIQSSGKTQLVPLSPEERQAWRTAMQPVWEQFTPEIGADIVKAAQIVNRKQSQ